The following are encoded together in the Pseudoxanthomonas sp. YR558 genome:
- a CDS encoding S8 family serine peptidase produces the protein MNRLAQALGLALATLACTGAAHAATYVVTANSNSFDNQLAGRIEAAGGRIVARLPQIGVAIVESDNPAFGTNAGRIPAVRSAVADVAIQYDLPAAAEEVTADYANPPASGDNDSFFDFQWGHAAIDAAGAWNAGYRGRGATVAVLDSGVYCAHLDIIPNLNTAKSASFVAGQTYCNTSGSTHGTHVMGTIGAADNGIGTIGVAPEAELIAVKVLDPVTGSGSFAAIIQGIVHAADAGADVINMSLGVNGGLPVGGSEVAELVNATARAVRYANKQNATVVASAGNDGRDLDHDSGRVCDTDGTCTTVNLRSFPGQLPGVITVSALGPLAWLKNPTGTDFDIRASYSNYGQSAIHFGAPGGNYDYPGTENCTFKGIARPCWVWDMVFSTTSGTASYGWSAGTSMAAPHVSGVAALIIGKHGGELSPAAVERILRASADDLGKPGNDPTFGAGRVNASRAVTQ, from the coding sequence ATGAACCGACTTGCCCAGGCCCTTGGACTCGCCCTCGCAACACTCGCGTGCACCGGTGCGGCGCACGCCGCCACCTACGTAGTGACCGCGAACAGCAACAGTTTCGACAACCAGCTCGCCGGCCGTATCGAGGCCGCCGGCGGCCGCATCGTGGCGCGCCTGCCGCAGATCGGCGTGGCGATCGTGGAATCCGACAACCCGGCGTTCGGCACGAATGCAGGCCGCATTCCCGCGGTGCGCTCGGCCGTCGCCGACGTCGCGATCCAGTACGACCTGCCGGCCGCGGCGGAAGAGGTCACCGCCGACTATGCGAACCCGCCCGCATCCGGCGACAACGACAGCTTCTTCGACTTCCAGTGGGGCCACGCGGCCATCGATGCAGCAGGTGCCTGGAACGCGGGTTACCGGGGGCGCGGCGCGACCGTCGCGGTGTTGGATTCCGGCGTGTACTGCGCGCACCTGGACATCATCCCCAACCTCAACACCGCCAAATCCGCATCGTTCGTGGCTGGCCAGACCTACTGCAACACCAGTGGCAGTACGCACGGCACGCACGTGATGGGCACCATCGGCGCAGCGGACAACGGCATCGGCACGATCGGCGTCGCACCCGAAGCGGAGCTGATCGCGGTGAAGGTGCTGGATCCGGTCACGGGCAGCGGCTCGTTCGCGGCCATCATCCAAGGCATTGTGCACGCCGCCGACGCCGGCGCGGACGTCATCAACATGAGCCTGGGCGTCAACGGCGGCCTGCCGGTGGGCGGCAGCGAAGTGGCGGAGCTCGTCAACGCGACCGCGCGCGCCGTGCGGTACGCCAACAAGCAGAATGCCACTGTGGTCGCGTCGGCCGGCAACGACGGTCGCGACCTGGACCATGACAGCGGCCGCGTCTGCGATACCGACGGCACGTGCACCACGGTGAACCTGCGCTCGTTCCCGGGCCAGCTGCCTGGCGTCATCACCGTCAGCGCCTTGGGTCCGTTGGCCTGGCTCAAGAATCCCACCGGCACCGACTTCGACATCCGCGCCAGCTACAGCAACTATGGACAGTCGGCGATCCATTTCGGCGCGCCGGGCGGCAACTACGATTATCCCGGCACCGAGAACTGCACGTTCAAGGGCATCGCGCGTCCGTGCTGGGTGTGGGACATGGTCTTCAGTACGACCTCGGGCACGGCGAGCTATGGCTGGTCCGCCGGCACCAGCATGGCCGCACCGCATGTTTCCGGCGTCGCGGCGCTGATCATCGGCAAGCATGGCGGCGAACTCTCGCCGGCGGCCGTGGAGCGCATCCTGCGCGCATCGGCGGACGATCTCGGCAAGCCGGGCAATGATCCGACGTTCGGTGCAGGGCGCGTGAACGCAAGCCGCGCCGTCACGCAGTGA
- a CDS encoding LON peptidase substrate-binding domain-containing protein — MRSLESLPLFPLQQVLLPGAAMDLRVFERRYLDLVRDCGRSGGGFGVCLILEGSEVGAPATPAAYGTEAMIEDFDMGADGLLSLRVRGHRRFHVHRTRVRDNGLVLADVEWLAADHDEALRPEHALLGTLLQTMMEKTGTDMSKLPSRIFEHAAWVGWRLAQVLPITPEQRVSVLQEDDPHARLQHLLNWID; from the coding sequence ATGCGATCACTGGAATCCCTTCCGCTGTTCCCGCTGCAGCAGGTGCTGCTGCCTGGTGCTGCTATGGACCTACGCGTCTTCGAGCGGCGCTATCTCGACCTGGTGCGGGATTGCGGCCGGTCGGGCGGCGGATTCGGTGTCTGCCTGATCCTGGAAGGAAGTGAGGTCGGTGCGCCGGCCACGCCGGCGGCCTATGGCACCGAGGCGATGATCGAGGACTTCGACATGGGGGCGGACGGTCTTCTGTCCCTGCGCGTGCGGGGACATCGTCGCTTCCACGTGCATCGCACTCGTGTGCGCGACAATGGCTTGGTGTTGGCCGATGTCGAGTGGCTGGCTGCCGATCACGATGAGGCGTTGCGACCCGAGCACGCGCTGCTGGGCACCTTGCTGCAGACCATGATGGAAAAGACCGGCACCGACATGAGCAAGCTGCCGTCGCGCATCTTCGAACATGCCGCCTGGGTCGGTTGGCGGCTCGCCCAGGTGTTGCCGATCACGCCGGAGCAGCGCGTCAGCGTGCTCCAGGAAGACGATCCCCACGCGCGCCTGCAACACCTGCTCAACTGGATCGATTGA
- a CDS encoding bifunctional DedA family/phosphatase PAP2 family protein, whose product MDSTWFDSLLAWISAHPVAAGLVIFAIAFCDAVIILGAIVPALPLLFAVGVLIGLGEISGPYAVACAMLGALIGDATSYWVGHRWGQQLRTVWPFRRYPQLLDRGELLFRRNAWKSIFVARFVGPIRPFVPAVAGISRMPLRRYGMASAAACLAWAVSFLLPGWVLGHAYDAVAAVAGRLALVLGLLVVVLAVAWALVLYTYRWFAAHADALLARALAWSHAHPVLGRYTAAVFDPGRRESVPLALLAILLLAIVWVWFAFLVIVIGHGEPLAMDVMVYDLMRALRNPLADYPLAAIASFGDEQVLAPASLLVLAYLAWRKRWMAAAHWVAALAFGLALTAWLGASVDIPKPPSVSSGFGFPSIAVTMSTITFGFFAVLIARELPGRTRVWPYLVSGIVVALIGFARIYLGAHWLSDVIGGMLFGLVWLLVLGIAYRRRMVRSFWIKPIAWLFYGAFVIAGLWHAPRNVEHMLAQFQTPVIERTLALQDWWQRDWQTLPARRNEFDDEQRWPLDVQVAGPLAPLKAALTAQGWREQSQAGWQEALNLLDSDSPDNEQPVLPATLDTRAESLLMVRAGDQPGEVFVLRLWPADTRLQPGNVPLWIGSAQVLQQQRAFNLVRLWRPLREARTALDAVSQVTRDLDHAIAPHPDSGLPVLRICTTDVDAAR is encoded by the coding sequence ATGGATTCCACCTGGTTCGACTCCCTGCTGGCCTGGATCAGCGCGCATCCCGTGGCCGCGGGGCTGGTGATCTTCGCCATCGCCTTCTGCGACGCGGTGATCATCCTCGGCGCCATCGTGCCGGCGCTGCCGCTGCTGTTCGCGGTGGGCGTGCTGATCGGGCTGGGAGAAATCTCCGGCCCGTACGCCGTAGCCTGCGCGATGCTGGGCGCCCTGATCGGCGATGCGACCAGTTACTGGGTCGGCCATCGCTGGGGCCAGCAGTTGCGTACGGTGTGGCCGTTCCGTCGCTACCCGCAATTGCTGGACCGGGGCGAACTGCTGTTCCGCCGCAATGCATGGAAGAGCATCTTCGTGGCGCGCTTCGTCGGCCCGATCCGTCCCTTCGTGCCGGCGGTCGCCGGCATCTCGCGGATGCCGCTGCGCCGCTACGGCATGGCGAGCGCGGCAGCATGCTTGGCCTGGGCGGTGTCCTTCCTGCTGCCGGGCTGGGTGCTGGGCCATGCCTACGATGCCGTCGCCGCCGTCGCGGGCAGGCTGGCGCTAGTGCTGGGCCTGCTGGTCGTCGTGCTGGCGGTCGCCTGGGCACTGGTGCTGTACACCTACCGCTGGTTCGCGGCGCACGCCGATGCGCTGCTGGCGCGCGCACTGGCGTGGTCGCATGCGCATCCCGTGCTGGGGCGCTACACCGCGGCGGTCTTCGATCCGGGTCGTCGCGAATCCGTGCCACTGGCGCTGCTGGCGATCCTGTTGCTGGCCATCGTCTGGGTGTGGTTCGCGTTTCTGGTGATCGTCATCGGCCACGGCGAACCGCTGGCGATGGACGTGATGGTCTACGACCTGATGCGCGCATTGCGCAACCCCCTCGCGGACTACCCACTCGCCGCGATCGCGTCGTTCGGTGACGAACAGGTGCTCGCGCCGGCCTCGCTGCTGGTGCTGGCCTACCTGGCCTGGCGCAAGCGCTGGATGGCCGCGGCCCACTGGGTGGCGGCGCTGGCGTTCGGCCTGGCGCTGACAGCATGGCTCGGCGCATCGGTGGATATTCCGAAGCCGCCCTCGGTCAGCAGCGGCTTCGGCTTCCCCTCGATCGCGGTCACGATGTCGACGATCACCTTCGGCTTCTTCGCCGTGCTGATCGCGCGCGAGTTGCCGGGGCGCACGCGTGTGTGGCCCTACCTGGTGTCGGGCATCGTGGTAGCGCTGATCGGGTTTGCGCGCATCTACCTGGGCGCGCACTGGCTCAGCGACGTGATCGGCGGCATGCTGTTCGGGCTCGTGTGGCTGCTGGTGCTCGGCATCGCCTACCGCCGCCGCATGGTGCGTTCGTTCTGGATCAAACCGATCGCCTGGCTGTTCTACGGCGCTTTCGTGATCGCGGGCCTTTGGCATGCACCGCGCAACGTGGAGCACATGCTGGCGCAGTTCCAGACGCCGGTGATCGAACGCACGCTGGCTCTGCAGGACTGGTGGCAGCGCGACTGGCAGACGCTGCCCGCGCGTCGCAACGAGTTCGACGACGAACAGCGCTGGCCGCTGGACGTCCAGGTCGCCGGACCGCTGGCGCCGCTGAAGGCCGCACTCACTGCGCAGGGCTGGCGCGAGCAGTCGCAGGCGGGCTGGCAAGAAGCGCTGAACCTGCTCGATAGCGACTCGCCCGACAACGAACAACCCGTGCTGCCCGCGACGCTGGACACGCGTGCAGAAAGCCTGTTGATGGTGCGCGCGGGCGACCAGCCGGGCGAAGTCTTCGTGCTGCGTCTGTGGCCGGCGGATACGCGCCTCCAGCCCGGCAATGTGCCCCTGTGGATCGGCAGCGCTCAGGTGTTGCAGCAGCAACGCGCATTCAACCTGGTGCGCCTGTGGCGGCCGCTGCGCGAAGCCCGCACGGCGCTGGATGCGGTCAGCCAGGTCACCAGGGACCTGGATCACGCCATCGCGCCACATCCGGATTCCGGCCTGCCCGTCCTGCGGATCTGCACCACCGATGTCGACGCAGCGCGCTGA
- a CDS encoding phosphotransferase — MQGPDGPFVRRDLAHVPLWLRLPAWWLARREALALRKVAGMADVPQLRDWTGRRLDRSYMEGAAMYQRPPRGDLAYFRAAHRLLKQLHRRGIAHNDLAKEANWLVLEDGRPAIIDFQLATRGHPRSRWMRLLARQDLRHLLKHKRMYCGASLTPVEKRVLKRTSWLRDLWFRTGKPVYRFITRKVLKWEDNEGQGPKP, encoded by the coding sequence ATGCAGGGGCCGGATGGCCCATTCGTGCGCCGTGATCTCGCGCACGTGCCGCTGTGGCTCAGGCTGCCCGCCTGGTGGCTGGCGCGCCGCGAAGCGTTGGCGCTGCGCAAGGTCGCCGGCATGGCCGACGTGCCACAGCTGCGGGACTGGACCGGTCGCCGGCTCGACCGCAGCTACATGGAGGGCGCGGCGATGTACCAACGGCCGCCCCGCGGCGACCTTGCCTATTTCCGCGCCGCGCACCGGCTGCTCAAGCAGTTGCATCGCCGCGGCATCGCCCACAACGACCTGGCGAAGGAAGCGAACTGGCTGGTCCTGGAAGATGGCCGCCCGGCGATCATCGATTTCCAGCTCGCCACCCGCGGCCACCCGCGCTCGCGCTGGATGCGCCTGCTGGCGCGCCAGGACCTGCGCCATCTACTCAAGCACAAGCGCATGTACTGCGGCGCCTCGCTCACGCCTGTCGAGAAGCGCGTGCTCAAGCGCACCTCCTGGCTGCGCGATCTGTGGTTCCGCACTGGCAAGCCGGTGTATCGCTTCATCACCCGCAAGGTGTTGAAGTGGGAAGACAACGAAGGGCAGGGGCCGAAGCCGTGA
- a CDS encoding NAD(P)-dependent oxidoreductase: MTSLAGKTLFITGASRGIGLAIALRAARDGANVAIAAKSSVPNPKLPGTIHTAAEAVNAAGGRGLALKCDIREEDEVKAAMAATADAFGGIDILVNNASAIWLAGALDTPMKRFDLMQQVNARGSFLCAQAALPYLKQAANPHILTLAPTPSLDPKWWAPHTGYTLAKMGMSFVTLGLAGEFGPQGIAVNALWPRTIIATDALNMIPGVEIPRCRTPQIVADAAHAVLVREARGFHGNFLIDEEVLRGTGITDFSGYAVDASQPLLPDLFVDP, from the coding sequence ATGACCTCGCTGGCCGGCAAGACCCTCTTCATCACCGGCGCCTCGCGCGGCATCGGCCTGGCCATCGCGCTGCGTGCGGCGCGCGACGGCGCCAACGTGGCCATCGCCGCCAAGTCGTCGGTGCCCAATCCCAAACTGCCCGGCACCATCCACACCGCGGCCGAGGCGGTGAACGCGGCCGGTGGGCGCGGACTGGCGCTGAAGTGCGACATCCGCGAAGAGGACGAGGTGAAGGCCGCGATGGCCGCCACCGCCGATGCCTTCGGCGGCATCGACATCCTGGTCAACAACGCCAGCGCGATCTGGCTGGCCGGTGCGTTGGACACGCCGATGAAGCGCTTCGACCTGATGCAGCAGGTGAACGCGCGCGGCAGCTTCCTGTGCGCGCAGGCCGCGCTTCCTTACCTCAAGCAGGCGGCCAATCCGCATATCCTGACGCTGGCGCCGACGCCATCGCTGGATCCGAAATGGTGGGCGCCGCACACCGGCTACACGCTGGCGAAGATGGGCATGAGCTTCGTGACGCTGGGCCTGGCCGGCGAATTCGGTCCGCAGGGCATTGCCGTCAACGCATTGTGGCCGCGCACCATCATCGCCACCGACGCGCTGAACATGATCCCGGGCGTGGAAATCCCGCGCTGCCGCACGCCACAGATTGTGGCCGATGCCGCGCACGCCGTGCTGGTGCGCGAGGCGCGCGGTTTCCACGGGAACTTCCTGATTGACGAAGAGGTACTGCGCGGGACCGGCATCACCGATTTCTCGGGCTATGCCGTCGATGCCTCGCAGCCGCTGCTGCCCGACCTGTTCGTCGACCCCTGA
- a CDS encoding DoxX family protein, which produces MMSSAELPARQALAFIRIALATLLFVHGVARVWADGVTPFGGFLEGQGIPFGLAIAWFVTAFELVAAPVFAAGRWVTAIALVFAAIYACGIWLVHAPAGWFVVGLGRNGAEYSVLILVCLLANAWAHRPRASPTK; this is translated from the coding sequence ATGATGTCGTCCGCCGAACTTCCTGCACGCCAGGCATTGGCCTTCATCCGCATCGCACTGGCCACGCTGCTCTTCGTCCATGGCGTGGCACGCGTGTGGGCCGACGGAGTGACGCCCTTCGGCGGTTTCCTGGAGGGACAGGGAATTCCGTTCGGGCTTGCGATCGCGTGGTTCGTCACGGCATTCGAGCTCGTCGCTGCGCCCGTATTCGCGGCAGGTCGATGGGTCACCGCCATCGCGCTGGTGTTCGCTGCGATCTATGCGTGCGGTATCTGGCTGGTGCATGCGCCGGCAGGCTGGTTCGTCGTCGGGCTGGGGCGCAACGGTGCCGAGTACAGTGTGCTGATTCTGGTCTGTCTGCTGGCCAACGCGTGGGCACACCGCCCGCGCGCCTCCCCTACGAAATGA
- a CDS encoding VOC family protein, whose amino-acid sequence MKYLHAMIRVHDLDATGRFLTEGLGLAETRRMESPQGRFTLVYFGAPANPEAEVELTYNWPPEDGAPAEDYGSARNFGHLAFEVDDIYALCTHLQSQGITINRPPRDGRMAFVRTPDLISIELLQKGAALPPQEPWLSMANTGSW is encoded by the coding sequence ATGAAATACCTGCACGCCATGATCCGCGTCCACGACCTGGACGCCACCGGCCGTTTCCTCACCGAAGGCCTGGGCCTGGCCGAAACCCGCCGCATGGAAAGCCCGCAGGGCCGCTTCACGCTGGTGTACTTCGGTGCACCGGCCAACCCCGAGGCCGAGGTCGAACTGACCTACAACTGGCCACCGGAAGACGGTGCGCCAGCCGAGGATTACGGCAGCGCACGCAACTTCGGCCACCTGGCATTCGAAGTGGACGACATCTACGCCCTCTGCACGCACTTGCAGTCGCAGGGCATCACCATCAACCGCCCGCCGCGCGACGGCCGCATGGCTTTCGTGCGCACGCCGGACCTGATCTCGATCGAGTTGCTGCAGAAGGGTGCGGCATTGCCGCCGCAGGAGCCTTGGCTTTCGATGGCGAATACGGGAAGCTGGTAA
- a CDS encoding cysteine hydrolase family protein produces the protein MNLALIVIDVQRGLFEPAPADADAVIERINALSAKARQAGAPVIFVQHERADDLAPESEGWALHPALAVEQGDHRLRKATPDSFLRTGLDEVLSFCGVEAVVLCGYATEFCVDTTTRSAAAHGYHVLLASDAHTTHDKPHADAGRIREHHNATLPAIRSFGVGIRAVPAAEIAFAA, from the coding sequence ATGAACCTCGCCCTGATCGTGATCGACGTGCAACGTGGCCTGTTCGAGCCGGCGCCGGCCGACGCCGACGCCGTCATCGAGCGCATCAACGCGCTGTCGGCGAAGGCGAGGCAGGCAGGCGCGCCGGTGATCTTCGTGCAGCACGAGCGGGCCGACGACCTGGCACCCGAGTCCGAAGGCTGGGCGCTGCATCCTGCGCTGGCGGTGGAGCAGGGCGACCACCGCCTCCGCAAGGCCACGCCGGATTCCTTCCTGCGCACGGGCCTGGACGAAGTGCTGTCGTTCTGCGGCGTGGAGGCCGTGGTGCTCTGCGGCTACGCCACCGAATTCTGCGTGGACACCACCACGCGCAGCGCCGCGGCGCACGGCTACCACGTGCTGTTGGCGTCGGATGCGCACACGACCCACGACAAGCCGCACGCGGATGCCGGCCGGATCCGCGAACACCACAACGCCACGCTGCCGGCCATCCGCAGTTTCGGCGTCGGCATCCGCGCAGTGCCGGCCGCCGAGATCGCCTTCGCCGCCTGA
- a CDS encoding acetylornithine transaminase, producing MSATTSADLLANGQRYYLPVYRPREVILERGQGARVWDSEGREYLDLSAGIAVCGLGHNDPDLVAALTEQAGKLWHTSNVFYSEPPLRLAEELVTASRFAERVFLCNSGAEANEAAIKLVRKWAASQGRPSDQRVIVTFRGSFHGRTLATVTATAQPKYQEGYEPLPGGFRYVDFNDLTQLEIAMSCGDVAAVMLEPVQGEGGVMPAAPSFLSAVRALCDHYGALLVLDEIQAGMGRTGTLFAHWQDGVVPDIVTLAKALGGGFPVGAMLAGPKVAQAMQFGAHGTTFGGNPLAAAVARVALRKLASTQIANNVARQSAALRKGLDAINAELGLFAQVRGRGLMLGAVLNTKYAGRAGEVLDLAAAQGLLMLQAGPDVLRFVPALNITDEEVGEGLKRLHAALRAFATAS from the coding sequence ATGAGCGCCACGACATCCGCCGACCTGCTGGCCAACGGCCAGCGCTACTACCTGCCGGTGTACCGCCCGCGCGAGGTCATCCTGGAGCGCGGCCAGGGCGCACGCGTCTGGGACAGCGAGGGCCGGGAATACTTGGACCTCTCCGCCGGCATCGCGGTCTGCGGATTGGGACACAACGACCCCGACCTGGTCGCCGCACTCACCGAACAGGCCGGCAAGCTCTGGCATACCAGCAACGTGTTCTACAGCGAGCCGCCGCTGCGCCTGGCCGAGGAACTCGTCACCGCCTCACGGTTCGCCGAGCGGGTGTTCCTGTGCAACTCCGGCGCGGAAGCCAACGAAGCGGCGATCAAGCTGGTGCGCAAGTGGGCGGCCTCGCAGGGCCGGCCCTCCGACCAGCGCGTGATCGTGACCTTCCGGGGCAGCTTCCATGGCCGCACGCTGGCCACCGTGACCGCGACCGCGCAGCCGAAATACCAGGAAGGCTACGAGCCGTTGCCCGGCGGCTTCCGCTATGTCGACTTCAACGACCTGACCCAGCTCGAGATCGCGATGTCCTGCGGCGATGTGGCCGCGGTGATGCTGGAGCCGGTACAGGGCGAGGGCGGCGTGATGCCGGCCGCGCCGAGCTTCCTCAGCGCGGTGCGCGCGCTGTGCGACCACTACGGCGCATTGCTGGTGCTGGACGAGATCCAGGCCGGCATGGGCCGTACCGGCACGTTATTCGCGCATTGGCAGGACGGCGTGGTGCCTGACATCGTCACCCTGGCGAAGGCGCTGGGCGGCGGCTTTCCGGTTGGCGCGATGCTGGCCGGCCCGAAGGTCGCGCAGGCGATGCAGTTCGGCGCGCACGGCACCACGTTCGGCGGCAATCCGCTGGCCGCGGCGGTGGCGCGCGTGGCGCTGCGCAAACTGGCATCCACGCAGATCGCCAACAACGTGGCGCGCCAGTCGGCAGCGCTGCGCAAGGGACTCGATGCGATCAACGCCGAACTCGGCTTGTTCGCGCAGGTACGCGGCCGTGGCCTGATGCTGGGCGCCGTGCTCAACACGAAGTACGCGGGCCGTGCAGGCGAAGTGCTGGATCTCGCCGCCGCACAGGGCCTGCTCATGCTGCAGGCCGGGCCTGACGTGCTGCGCTTCGTGCCGGCGCTGAACATCACCGACGAAGAAGTGGGTGAAGGACTGAAACGCCTGCACGCCGCGCTCAGGGCGTTCGCGACGGCGAGCTGA
- a CDS encoding HAMP domain-containing sensor histidine kinase, with translation MSASLVPRRRLRNRMMLVFAAFTLVLAALFGLYTLLFVYTVEDQLFDTLLEREAATQRDHYAAHGRWSPPRNGFMSVVERRDDLPDGIGRVLREEPARREFAGADGRHYHLLALDPPAPATRAWLVAEVSGLLAVRPMRGEMLQLLAWTGAIAVALALLLGGWLARRTTAPLSRLADAVGEATPERLPPHFAAGFPDDEVGLLARRLDDLIARVRAFIDREREFTRDASHELRTPLTVIRAASERLSADTTLSVDARASVEHIGQSASHLEQTVALLLALAREQPAPPTASTPVTRVLPVLERVVVEQSPLLEGKHVQVAVEVPADLTSTLTVPVLQVLLANLIGNAFAHTREGDVVIVADGDTLCISNPGHAVREGDFAPFMKGQDSTGFGLGLSIVRRLCERHTIDLRFEGNADGSTARLRLRQDAPGSLSSPSRTP, from the coding sequence ATGAGCGCATCGCTCGTGCCACGCCGGCGACTACGCAACCGCATGATGCTGGTGTTCGCGGCGTTCACGCTGGTCCTGGCCGCGCTGTTCGGTCTTTACACGCTGCTCTTCGTCTACACGGTCGAGGACCAGCTGTTCGACACGCTGCTCGAGCGCGAGGCCGCGACGCAACGGGATCACTACGCCGCGCACGGACGCTGGTCTCCGCCGCGCAACGGCTTCATGAGCGTGGTCGAGCGGCGCGATGATCTTCCCGACGGGATCGGCCGCGTGTTGCGCGAGGAACCCGCGCGAAGGGAGTTCGCCGGCGCGGACGGACGCCACTACCACCTGCTTGCGCTGGATCCACCCGCGCCGGCCACGCGGGCCTGGCTGGTCGCCGAAGTCAGCGGCCTGCTCGCGGTGCGGCCGATGCGTGGGGAGATGCTGCAGCTACTGGCCTGGACCGGCGCCATCGCCGTGGCGCTTGCGCTGCTCCTCGGCGGTTGGCTGGCGCGACGGACGACGGCACCACTCTCGCGATTGGCGGACGCCGTCGGCGAAGCGACGCCGGAGCGACTGCCGCCGCACTTCGCTGCCGGCTTCCCCGACGATGAGGTCGGGCTCCTCGCACGTCGCCTGGACGACCTGATCGCCCGCGTCCGCGCCTTCATCGATCGCGAACGCGAATTCACCCGCGACGCGAGCCACGAACTGCGCACGCCACTGACCGTGATCCGTGCCGCCAGCGAGCGCCTTTCCGCCGACACGACGCTGAGTGTCGACGCGCGCGCCAGCGTCGAACATATCGGGCAGTCCGCCTCGCACCTGGAGCAAACCGTCGCCCTGCTGCTTGCGCTGGCGCGCGAACAGCCCGCGCCGCCAACGGCGTCGACACCGGTCACGCGTGTGCTCCCGGTGCTGGAGCGCGTCGTGGTGGAGCAGTCGCCCCTACTGGAAGGCAAGCACGTACAGGTGGCGGTCGAGGTACCCGCGGATCTCACCAGCACGCTGACGGTACCCGTGCTGCAGGTGCTGTTGGCCAACCTGATCGGGAATGCGTTCGCGCACACCCGCGAAGGCGACGTCGTCATCGTGGCCGACGGCGACACCCTCTGCATCAGCAATCCCGGACACGCGGTCCGCGAGGGCGATTTCGCGCCCTTCATGAAAGGCCAGGACAGCACCGGCTTCGGGCTCGGCCTGTCGATCGTGCGACGGCTGTGCGAACGGCACACCATCGACCTGCGATTCGAAGGCAACGCGGACGGCAGCACCGCCCGCCTTCGTCTCCGCCAGGACGCTCCCGGATCGCTCAGCTCGCCGTCGCGAACGCCCTGA
- a CDS encoding response regulator transcription factor has translation MTAPATRILVIEDNAPLRVQLQHLFTDAGMTVEFASDGLSGLQMALDAPPDVLVLDVGLPALDGLRLCERLRAQADRHVPVLMLTARDALEDKLQGFRAGADDYLVKPFAGAELIARCQALTQRHRSGETHVVRIGTLRIDRRHALATRHELPLDLHQTAYQILLALAEAWPRTLTRSELIQRLWGDAPPESDPLRTHLYLLRQALDKPFATPMLKTVHGVGFRLEADA, from the coding sequence ATGACGGCACCTGCGACCCGCATCCTGGTGATCGAAGACAACGCGCCGCTGCGGGTGCAGTTGCAACACCTCTTCACCGATGCCGGCATGACCGTCGAGTTCGCTTCGGATGGCCTCAGCGGATTGCAGATGGCGCTCGACGCGCCGCCCGACGTGCTGGTGCTCGACGTGGGCTTGCCCGCACTCGATGGCCTGCGCCTGTGCGAGCGCCTGCGAGCGCAGGCCGATCGCCACGTCCCGGTACTGATGCTGACCGCACGCGACGCGTTGGAGGACAAGCTGCAAGGCTTCCGTGCCGGCGCCGACGACTATCTGGTCAAGCCGTTCGCGGGCGCGGAGCTGATCGCCCGCTGCCAGGCGCTCACGCAGCGACACCGCAGTGGCGAGACTCACGTCGTGCGGATCGGCACGCTGCGCATCGATCGTCGGCACGCACTGGCAACACGACACGAGCTCCCGCTCGACCTGCACCAGACGGCGTACCAGATCTTGCTCGCCCTGGCCGAGGCGTGGCCACGGACTTTGACGCGCAGCGAATTGATCCAGCGCCTATGGGGTGATGCGCCGCCGGAGTCGGATCCGCTGCGCACGCATCTCTACCTGCTCCGTCAGGCGCTGGACAAGCCGTTTGCCACGCCGATGCTGAAAACCGTGCATGGCGTGGGATTCCGGCTGGAAGCCGACGCATGA